In a single window of the Papaver somniferum cultivar HN1 chromosome 8, ASM357369v1, whole genome shotgun sequence genome:
- the LOC113306201 gene encoding probable carboxylesterase 2, translating into MGGDSAGANISHNMALQLARAHHEFQFSGVILIHPYFWDVKPIGSEEKDMSKKIIMDKLWPNIYPSSTGYDDLLINPYKDPNLSSLRCKRVLVCVAEEDLFRDRGWLYYETLRNSEWNGVVEIKESLGENHVFHLLNPDSENAVKMKELVISFLNHQEKIPGRM; encoded by the coding sequence ATGGGTGGCGATAGTGCGGGTGCTAACATCTCGCACAACATGGCTCTGCAGCTGGCTCGAGCTCATCACGAATTTCAGTTTTCTGGTGTCATTTTAATTCACCCTTACTTTTGGGATGTGAAACCCATTGGTTCCGAGGAGAAAGATATGAGTAAGAAGATAATAATGGACAAACTTTGGCCGAATATTTACCCATCATCGACTGGTTATGATGACCTACTTATCAACCCCTACAAAGACCCGAACTTGTCAAGCTTAAGATGCAAAAGGGTACTAGTTTGTGTTGCAGAGGAAGATTTGTTCAGGGACAGAGGATGGTTGTACTATGAAACGTTACGAAATAGTGAATGGAATGGTGTTGTTGAGATTAAGGAGTCACTAGGGGAGAATCATGTGTTCCATCTGCTTAATCCTGATTCTGAAAATGCTGTGAAGATGAAGGAATTAGTGATTTCTTTCCTCAACCATCAAGAGAAGATTCCCGGTCGGATGTAA
- the LOC113303502 gene encoding probable acyl-activating enzyme 5, peroxisomal, which translates to MDLLTPSAANSSPITPVRFLERAATVYGDYTSIIYNKTTYTWNQTNRRCLQLASALKSIIGIKRGDIISVLSPNIPAMYELHFAVPMSGAILNTINTRLDARTIFILLCHSEAKLIFVECHSHSVVLEAFSLLPPETHPPMLILINDNGDVIENSSFTVDSNLEFTYESLLTRGDPDFQWERPRSEWDPMVLNYTSGTTACPKGVVHSHRGLFIAAVDSLVDWSVPKQPIFLWTLPMFHANGWCFPWGMAAVGATNICLHKFDAASLYDLIRQHRVTHMCAAPVVLNMLANQPGIEPLTNRIHILTAGAPPPAPVLLRTESLGFVVSHGYGLTETAAIVVSCPWKHEWNKLPATERARLKARQGVKTLGMTEVDVLDPESGASVKRDGLSLGEIVLRGGSVFLGYFKDAIGTSKCLKDDGWFYTGDVGVLHPDGYLEIKDRSKDMIISGGENISSVEVESVLYSHPAIDEAAVVARPDEYWGETPCAFVSLKPEKSQPSQKDIIEFCRAKMPHYMVPKTVVFEESLPKTATGKIQKFVLREKAKAVGAARRI; encoded by the coding sequence ATGGATTTGTTGACACCAAGTGCAGCAAATTCATCACCAATAACCCCAGTAAGGTTCTTAGAGAGAGCAGCAACAGTATACGGTGATTATACATCAATCATCTACAACAAAACAACTTACACATGGAATCAAACTAATCGTAGATGTCTTCAACTTGCATCAGCTTTGAAATCAATCATCGGTATTAAACGTGGAGATATTATCTCAGTTTTATCTCCAAATATACCGGCTATGTATGAACTTCATTTCGCAGTACCAATGAGTGGTGCCATATTAAACACCATCAACACGCGTCTTGACGCACGTACTATTTTTATACTCCTATGTCATAGTGAAGCAAAACTCATCTTTGTCGAATGTCACTCCCACTCTGTAGTTCTTGAAGCATTTTCTCTTTTGCCACCGGAAACTCACCCCCCTATGCTCATTTTGATCAATGATAATGGGGATGTCATTGAAAACTCATCATTTACTGTTGATTCTAATCTCGAATTTACCTACGAGAGTTTGTTAACGAGAGGTGATCCTGATTTTCAGTGGGAACGACCTCGGAGCGAGTGGGATCCAATGGTGTTGAACTATACTTCAGGCACAACGGCATGTCCCAAAGGGGTAGTCCATtctcaccgaggccttttcatcgCGGCAGTTGATTCTTTGGTTGATTGGTCCGTACCAAAACAACCTATCTTTCTGTGGACCTTGCCAATGTTTCATGCAAACGGATGGTGCTTCCCTTGGGGCATGGCAGCAGTTGGTGCGACCAACATATGTCTACACAAATTTGATGCTGCGTCACTTTATGATTTGATCCGTCAACACAGAGTGACCCATATGTGTGCGGCACCAGTTGTGCTAAATATGTTAGCGAATCAGCCTGGTATAGAACCACTGACCAACCGCATTCACATTTTAACAGCTGGAGCGCCACCCCCAGCACCAGTGCTTCTTCGAACAGAATCATTGGGGTTTGTGGTGAGCCATGGTTACGGGTTAACCGAAACTGCAGCAATCGTCGTGTCTTGTCCATGGAAACATGAGTGGAACAAATTACCAGCAACAGAAAGGGCTAGGTTGAAAGCAAGACAAGGAGTGAAAACACTTGGAATGACTGAAGTTGATGTGTTGGATCCGGAATCGGGTGCAAGTGTAAAACGAGACGGATTGTCCTTAGGTGAGATTGTTTTACGAGGTGGTTCGGTTTTTTTGGGGTATTTTAAAGATGCGATAGGTACGAGTAAATGTTTGAAAGATGATGGATGGTTTTACACAGGGGATGTGGGTGTTCTACACCCTGATGGATACTTAGAGATTAAAGATAGGTCAAAAGATATGATTATAAGTGGTGGGGAGAATATAAGCAGCGTCGAAGTTGAGTCTGTATTGTATTCGCACCCGGCCATTGATGAAGCCGCTGTGGTTGCTCGTCCAGATGAATATTGGGGTGAAACGCCTTGTGCATTTGTGAGTTTGAAACCGGAGAAGAGCCAGCCGTCACAAAAGGACATTATAGAGTTTTGCAGGGCGAAAATGCCTCACTATATGGTACCTAAAACTGTTGTTTTTGAAGAGTCTCTTCCTAAAACTGCTACTGGTAAGATTCAGAAATTTGTGCTTCGCGAAAAAGCTAAAGCTGTGGGTGCAGCTCGCCGTATTTAA